The Arachis hypogaea cultivar Tifrunner chromosome 14, arahy.Tifrunner.gnm2.J5K5, whole genome shotgun sequence genome has a segment encoding these proteins:
- the LOC140178274 gene encoding uncharacterized protein, producing the protein MHQGWDNQKWEEPQAYKQPSWQQPPPTYYEQQPFHDAYQDNGYGGPLCDNQQPPPYAYEPPLQHSFEPPYSQAPYCQTPPYDPNPYPPYQLPYEPYLSPPTFQPNYSQEPPPQYIPPPMYVNFQPQDKFFLPSQPSIGECPYPSIQEQYDPNYVSQAEQEPRDDFKEAMDRLQATIHQMEREEARKAHEALLANKSQLENKGLECVVQQVEKMESVEPPHPYHDEPPSYYEPLLPTDEPSYPLQSPIDNTLGVLLQWQREMQRTTLEFIATLTEVVDNLASLHFNTQSTPMAACGESIEECSIKERLETPVESEECGFVLE; encoded by the coding sequence atgcatcaaggatgggacaatcaaaagtgggaggagcctcaagcttataaacaaccctcttggcaacaacctccaccaacatactacgagcaacaaccattccatgatgcataccaagacaatggttatggtggacctctttgtgacaatcaacaaccaccaccatatgcctatgaaccccctcttcaacatagttttgaaccaccatactcacaagccccctactgccaaacacctccatatgatcctaatccttaTCCCCCATACCAACtgccatatgagccatacttaTCACCACCCACatttcaacccaattactcccaagaaccaccacctcaatatataccacctccaatgtatgtgaactttcaaccacaagataAATTTTTCTTACCATCACAACCCTCCATAGGggaatgtccatatccatcaatccaagagcaatatgatcctaattatgttagccaAGCAGAACAAGAGCCACGGGATGATtttaaggaagcaatggatcgacttcaagcaaccatccatcaAATGGAGCGAGAGGAAGCCCGAAAAGCACACGAAGCTCTCTTGGCTAACAAATCTCAACTAGAGAACAAGGGACtagagtgtgttgtgcaacaagtggaaaagatggagagtgttgaaccaccacatccttatcatgatgaaccaccctcctaTTATGAACCCCTTCTCCCAACcgatgaaccctcatatccactccaGTCTCCAATAGATAAtacccttggtgttcttcttcagtggcaaagagagatgcaaaggacgacactagagttcatagctaccttgaccgaggtagtagatAATTTAGCTTCACTACACTTCAACACTCAAAGTACACCCATGGccgcatgtggagaatcaatagaagagTGTAGCATAAAGGAGagactagaaactccggtggaaagtgaggaatgtggctttgtattggaataa